The Phyllopteryx taeniolatus isolate TA_2022b chromosome 9, UOR_Ptae_1.2, whole genome shotgun sequence genome contains a region encoding:
- the lsm3 gene encoding snRNA-associated Sm-like protein LSm3 isoform X2: MADEVEQQPSTNTVEEPLDLIRLSLDERIYVKMRNDRELRGRLHAYDQHLNMILGDVEETVTTVEIDEETYEELYKSTKRNIPMLFVRGDGVVLVAPPLRVG, translated from the exons ATGGCGGACGAAGtggaacag CAACCGAGCACCAACACCGTAGAAGAACCGCTGGACCTGATCCGACTCAGTCTGGACGAGAGGATCTACGTCAAGATGAGGAACGACCGAGAGCTGAGAGGGCGACTGCAT GCGTACGATCAGCACCTGAACATGATCCTGGGAGACGTGGAGGAGACGGTGACCACGGTGGAGATTGACGAGGAGACGTATGAAGAACTCTACAAG TCGACCAAGAGGAACATTCCCATGCTGTTTGTCAGAGGTGATGGCGTCGTTCTCGTAGCTCCGCCCCTACGGGTGGGTTGA
- the lsm3 gene encoding snRNA-associated Sm-like protein LSm3 isoform X1, which translates to MSQLKETHPCGFSSGLKQPSTNTVEEPLDLIRLSLDERIYVKMRNDRELRGRLHAYDQHLNMILGDVEETVTTVEIDEETYEELYKSTKRNIPMLFVRGDGVVLVAPPLRVG; encoded by the exons ATGAGTCAACTGAAAGAAACACACCCATGCGGATTTAGTTCAGGATTAAAA CAACCGAGCACCAACACCGTAGAAGAACCGCTGGACCTGATCCGACTCAGTCTGGACGAGAGGATCTACGTCAAGATGAGGAACGACCGAGAGCTGAGAGGGCGACTGCAT GCGTACGATCAGCACCTGAACATGATCCTGGGAGACGTGGAGGAGACGGTGACCACGGTGGAGATTGACGAGGAGACGTATGAAGAACTCTACAAG TCGACCAAGAGGAACATTCCCATGCTGTTTGTCAGAGGTGATGGCGTCGTTCTCGTAGCTCCGCCCCTACGGGTGGGTTGA
- the abraa gene encoding actin-binding Rho-activating protein yields the protein MDVPKTEPPTLKRAVRKIRCAAMVASLARSWQGWASEHADKQDAAPAGWMPCSVDQTDTKERHRVVKVAIRPREKVSSDANPIRSVSISKTVQPKASERGGDLVDIICGKMESGPEESKPFLGNESPTRRRHMRTLHGSGGGGGGVIHDRKLMLQDRKLSSRSSSLDTEDSGLGDEVAPGDGADAKTETTGAKCQKVGSRPKIKIATMGDIKSRWQQWSERHAEGQKLNPFSEDFDYEYAMSLRLRKGDSGYGLPKEGSKTAERGDRAHKHIHREMEEMVWIVRDMGFQDGEGRTAVTFGRLFDRYVKISDKVVGILLRCRKHKMLDFRGEMLWKGQDDHVVITVVD from the exons ATGGACGTCCCCAAAACGGAACCCCCGACACTAAAACGCGCCGTGAGGAAAATCCGATGCGCCGCCATGGTGGCCAGTCTGGCCAGGAGCTGGCAAGGTTGGGCCAGCGAGCACGCCGACAAGCAGGACGCCGCCCCCGCCGGGTGGATGCCCTGCTCCGTGGACCAGACGGACACAAAAGAGCGCCACCGTGTGGTCAAAGTTGCTATTAGGCCCCGGGAAAAGGTCTCGAGTGATGCCAATCCCATCCGGAGTGTTTCCATCTCGAAAACTGTTCAACCCAAAGCCAGCGAGCGTGGCGGGGATCTGGTCGACATCATCTGCGGAAAGATGGAGTCGGGTCCCGAGGAAAGCAAGCCCTTCCTGGGAAACGAGTCGCCCACACGGAGGCGCCACATGAGGACGCTGCACGGAAGCGGCGGAGGCGGTGGCGGCGTCATCCACGACAGGAAGTTGATGCTCCAGGACAGGAAGCTGAGCTCCAGGAGCAGCAGCCTGGACACGGAGGACAGCGGCTTGGGGGACGAGGTGGCGCCCGGAGACGGCGCGGACGCCAAGACGGAAACGACGGGCGCCAAGTGTCAAAAAGTCGGCAGCAGGCCCAAG ATTAAGATCGCCACCATGGGAGACATCAAGAGTCGATGGCAGCAGTGGTCCGAGCGGCACGCAGAGGGCCAGAAACTCAACCCCTTCAGCGAGGACTTCGACTACGAATACGCCATGAGCCTCCGCCTGCGCAAGGGCGACAGCGGCTACGGTCTCCCCAAAGAGGGCTCCAAGACGGCCGAGCGGGGCGACCGTGCGCACAAGCACATCCACAGGGAGATGGAGGAGATGGTGTGGATCGTCCGAGACATGGGCTTCCAGGACGGCGAGGGCCGGACCGCGGTCACCTTCGGGCGCCTCTTCGACCGCTACGTGAAGATCTCGGACAAAGTGGTCGGCATCCTGCTGCGCTGCCGCAAGCACAAAATGCTCGACTTCCGAGGCGAGATGCTGTGGAAAGGACAAGATGACCACGTGGTCATCACGGTGGTAGACTGA
- the rims4 gene encoding regulating synaptic membrane exocytosis protein 4 isoform X1 codes for MPSSRAWPSRPTRARRRAGGGGGGGGLYMERSQSRISLSASFEALAIYFPCMNSFDEDDGVDTEGRKLKGAIQRSTETGLAVEMPSRPPRQASHESIEDSMNSYGSEGNLNYSGMCLASDAQFSDFLDGMGPAQFVGRQTLAMTSMGDVEIGLMERNGGLEVEVVQARRLTAKAGSKGPPAAYIKVYLLENGTCVAKKKTKSARKSLDPLYNQVLVFSESPQGKVLQLIVWGNYGRMERKCFMGVARILLEELDLSSAVIGWYKLFPTSSTVEPTSAPLMRHSSQMSLESAVGPCCERP; via the exons ATGCCCAGCAGCCGCGCTTGGCCAAGCCGGCCCACCCGGGCCCGGCggcgggcgggggggggcggcggcggcggcggcctctACATGGAGCGCTCCCAGAGCCGCATCAGTCTGTCGGCGTCCTTCGAGGCGCTCGCCATCTACTTCCCTTGCATGAACTCCTTCGACGAGGACGACGGAG tGGACACGGAGGGCCGCAAGCTGAAGGGCGCCATCCAGAGGAGCACGGAGACGGGCCTGGCGGTGGAGATGCCGAGTCGGCCGCCGCGCCAGGCCAGCCACGAGTCCATCGAGGACAGCATGAACAGTTACGGCTCGGAGGGCAA CCTCAACTACAGCGGCATGTGCCTGGCCTCGGACGCCCAGTTCAGCGACTTCCTGGACGGGATGGGACCGGCCCAATTTGTCGGCCGGCAGACGCTGGCCATGACGTCCATGG GTGATGTGGAGATCGGCCTGATGGAGAGGAACGGAGGTCTGGAGGTGGAGGTGGTCCAGGCCAGACGACTCACGGCGAAAGCGGGATCCAAGGGGCCTCCCG CGGCCTACATCAAAGTCTACCTGCTGGAGAACGGCACCTGCGTGGCCAAGAAGAAAACCAAGTCCGCCAGGAAGTCTCTGGACCCTCTTTACAACCAAGTGCTGGTCTTCTCCGAGAGCCCTCAGGGGAAGGTGCTGCAG CTGATCGTTTGGGGCAACTACGGGCGCATGGAGCGCAAGTGCTTCATGGGCGTCGCCCGCATCCTATTGGAGGAGCTGGACCTGAGCAGCGCGGTGATCGGCTGGTACAAGCTGTTCCCTACCTCGTCCACGGTGGAGCCCACCAGCGCGCCCCTCATGCGCCACTCGTCACAGATGTCCCTGGAGAGCGCCGTGGGGCCCTGCTGCGAGCGCCCCTGA